From a single Candidatus Polarisedimenticolia bacterium genomic region:
- a CDS encoding histidine phosphatase family protein, whose translation MAEVATTRWPSLFAVMRHAESLATERRKHLEEMHSRDIHLGLDMRDVDVPLTDEGRENARRTGRCLDEWEPFDVLYVSPYKRTLETAAEVLAALRSRPLLVKEERLREKEWGVFEGLTRRGIREKYPEEDERRKRVGKYFFRPAGGESYADVNLRVHSFIGTLVREHPRQRVLVITHQVVVLSIRKLLERLEEEDIIALDRQDEARPASLLVYELGERDGIRDALVRRHWNLILHDRAAAPPARAATGGTDER comes from the coding sequence TTGGCCGAAGTCGCCACGACCCGCTGGCCCTCATTGTTCGCCGTGATGCGGCATGCCGAGAGCCTGGCCACGGAAAGACGCAAGCACCTCGAGGAGATGCACTCGCGCGACATCCACCTGGGCCTCGACATGCGCGACGTGGACGTTCCGCTCACGGACGAGGGCAGGGAGAACGCCCGGCGCACCGGGCGCTGCCTGGACGAATGGGAGCCGTTCGACGTCCTGTACGTCTCGCCGTACAAGCGCACCCTCGAGACCGCCGCCGAAGTCCTGGCCGCGCTCCGGAGCCGTCCGCTCCTGGTGAAGGAGGAGCGCCTGCGCGAGAAGGAGTGGGGCGTCTTCGAGGGGCTGACCCGGCGCGGCATCCGCGAGAAATATCCCGAGGAGGACGAGCGCCGGAAGCGCGTCGGCAAGTACTTCTTCCGGCCGGCCGGCGGGGAGTCGTACGCCGACGTCAACCTGCGCGTCCACTCGTTCATCGGCACGCTGGTGCGCGAGCACCCGAGGCAGCGCGTGCTGGTGATCACCCACCAGGTGGTCGTCCTCTCCATCCGGAAGCTCCTCGAGCGCCTGGAGGAGGAGGACATCATCGCGCTCGACCGGCAGGACGAGGCGCGGCCGGCGTCGCTTCTGGTCTACGAGCTGGGGGAGCGGGACGGGATCCGGGACGCCCTCGTCCGCCGGCACTGGAACCTCATTCTCCACGATCGCGCGGCGGCGCCTCCCGCCCGCGCGGCCACGGGGGGCACCGATGAGCGATGA
- a CDS encoding EamA family transporter: MTNPAAVAATEQRHRFLITLNFAAVYTLWGSTYLAIRFGVRDLPPALMAGARFTIAGALLLAWLRWRRVPLPPRSLFVPIAITGLLLMFGGNWLVTWAELTVPSGMAAVIVANLPFFVAGIEAVRPDGERLSPIGVLGLVIGFGGMLILMGPKLAGLGGGGRGLGDFKGELALLLANLCWAWGSIYARRRIRGIPPLMGAALEMLIAGLALTGTGLLLGEAPRFHLTRSAALALAWLIVAGSLCGYTAYIWLLHHVPAAKVSTYAYVNPIIAVVLGWLVLDEALDWRMAAGTAVILGGVAVVNTARVRARR; this comes from the coding sequence ATGACGAATCCCGCCGCCGTTGCGGCCACCGAGCAGCGGCACCGGTTCCTGATCACCCTCAACTTCGCGGCGGTCTACACGCTGTGGGGATCGACCTACCTGGCCATCCGCTTCGGGGTGCGCGATCTCCCGCCGGCGCTGATGGCGGGCGCCCGCTTCACGATCGCCGGCGCTCTCCTGCTCGCCTGGCTGAGATGGCGCCGCGTCCCGCTGCCACCACGCTCTCTGTTCGTCCCCATCGCCATCACCGGCCTGCTGCTCATGTTCGGGGGGAACTGGCTGGTGACCTGGGCCGAGCTGACGGTCCCGTCCGGCATGGCGGCGGTCATCGTGGCGAACCTGCCGTTCTTCGTCGCCGGGATCGAGGCCGTCCGCCCCGACGGCGAGCGGCTCTCCCCGATCGGTGTCCTGGGACTCGTGATCGGCTTCGGCGGCATGCTCATCCTGATGGGACCGAAGCTCGCGGGCCTTGGAGGGGGCGGGCGGGGGCTCGGCGACTTCAAGGGAGAGCTGGCGCTCCTCCTGGCCAACCTGTGCTGGGCCTGGGGGTCGATCTACGCCCGGCGCCGGATTCGCGGCATCCCTCCCCTCATGGGCGCGGCGCTGGAGATGCTGATCGCCGGCCTGGCGCTGACCGGGACCGGGCTCCTTCTGGGGGAGGCGCCCCGGTTCCACCTCACGCGGTCGGCCGCGCTGGCCCTCGCCTGGCTCATCGTCGCCGGGTCGCTCTGCGGCTACACGGCCTACATCTGGCTCCTGCACCACGTCCCGGCCGCCAAGGTGTCGACCTACGCCTACGTCAACCCGATCATCGCCGTGGTCCTCGGCTGGCTCGTCCTGGACGAGGCGCTCGACTGGCGCATGGCCGCCGGCACCGCCGTCATCCTGGGGGGTGTGGCGGTGGTCAATACCGCCCGGGTGCGCGCCCGTCGCTGA
- a CDS encoding glutathione S-transferase N-terminal domain-containing protein, whose product MSDELILYVGEKNISSWSMRAFVALSAKNLEFDERTIPLREDKDRAQRRRVSPTGRVPVLRHGDLVIPDSLAIIEYLEETFPPPAHPALWPQDRAERAHARWLAATMHSGFMKLRESMSFNLCFLKEPPRPTAEAMQEAAEMLSLLQDALDGKKAPGPFLFGPFTAADVMYATAIVRLTTFRVPTAAAPNTPAYMEAVLSHPAVKRWMDAASALPPRETY is encoded by the coding sequence ATGAGCGATGAGCTGATCCTGTACGTGGGGGAGAAGAACATCTCCTCCTGGTCGATGCGCGCCTTCGTCGCGCTGTCCGCCAAGAACCTCGAGTTCGACGAGCGCACCATCCCCCTGCGCGAGGACAAGGACCGCGCGCAGAGACGGCGCGTCTCGCCGACCGGGCGGGTGCCGGTCCTGCGCCACGGCGATCTGGTCATCCCCGACTCGCTGGCGATCATCGAGTACCTGGAAGAGACATTCCCCCCGCCCGCCCACCCGGCGCTCTGGCCGCAGGACCGGGCCGAGCGCGCCCACGCGCGGTGGCTGGCGGCGACGATGCACTCGGGCTTCATGAAGCTGCGCGAGTCGATGTCGTTCAACCTGTGCTTCCTGAAGGAGCCGCCCCGGCCGACGGCCGAGGCGATGCAGGAGGCGGCCGAGATGCTGTCCCTCCTCCAGGACGCCCTGGACGGGAAGAAGGCGCCGGGCCCGTTCCTGTTCGGCCCCTTCACCGCCGCCGACGTCATGTACGCCACCGCCATCGTGAGGCTGACCACCTTCCGCGTGCCGACCGCGGCCGCCCCGAATACGCCGGCCTACATGGAGGCGGTCCTGTCGCACCCCGCGGTGAAGCGCTGGATGGACGCCGCCAGCGCCCTGCCGCCGCGCGAGACGTACTAG